The following coding sequences are from one Schizosaccharomyces osmophilus chromosome 1, complete sequence window:
- the sbp1 gene encoding Ran GAP Sbp1: MSAEQDKKVQDTTKEENKSSFGSEEVAAKQTEEAKAVFGDSGEKKDGKSESAPNEENKAAEGEDDNEPVSPEVHFEPIVKLNAVETKTNEEDEEVVFKMRAKLFRFNKNASEWKERGTGDARLLKHQGSGKTRLVMRRDKTYKVCANHLLMPEMKLTPNVGSDRSWVWTVAADVSEGEPSTETFAIRFANSENANLFKENFLKYQEENAEAAKKN; the protein is encoded by the exons ATGTCTGCCGAGCAAGATAAGAAGGTTCAAGACACtacaaaagaagagaacAAGTCTTCTTTTGGTTCTGAAGAAGTCGCTGCAAAGCAGACTGAAGAAGCTAAAGCTGTCTTTGGTGATAGCggtgaaaaaaaagatggaaaGTCTGAATCTGCTCCTAACGAGGAAAACAAGGCCGCTGAAGGAGAGGACGATAATGAACCTGTATCTCCAGAGGTCCACTTTGAACCTATCGTCAAGTTGAATGCCGTTGAGACCAAAACtaacgaagaagatgagGAAGTTGTTTTTAAGATGCGTGCCAAGCTTTTCCGTTTTAATAAGAACGCTAGTGAATGGAAGGAGCGTGGTACTGGTGATGCCCGTCTTTTAAAACATCAAGGAAGCGGAAAGACCCGCTTGGTTATGCGTCGTGACAAGACTTATAAAGTTTGTGCCAACCACTTGT TGATGCCCGAAATGAAATTGACTCCCAACGTTGGTAGCGACCGTAGCTGGGTTTGGACCGTTGCTGCTGATGTTAGTGAAGGTGAACCTTCTACCGAGACATTTGCTATCCGTTTTGCTAATTCTGAAA ATGCCAATTTGTTCAAGGAAAACTTCTTGAAAtaccaagaagaaaatgccGAAGCGGccaagaaaaattaa